A genomic window from Luteolibacter sp. LG18 includes:
- a CDS encoding alpha/beta fold hydrolase — protein MKTPIIFIHGMFLNGKSWANWIRFFEQRGYPCSAPSWPFHEGEPSELRDGPPASLGGLSMEEVIRHYSAIIARMPDKPILIGHSLGGLIAQELMGRHRAAAAVAICSVAPNAMASCDWGFLRNVASIANPFAGDSLSRMTAEKFHAAFANTLEREESDRLFEQFAVHESRNVLRDAFGDDGQLDVELPHAPLLIVAAQEDEIVPDSLGRRNAEAYEDGQSVTAFLEFPKRGHLICGQPGWEEVASAIADWLHAYVPEKTAAA, from the coding sequence ATGAAAACTCCCATCATCTTCATCCACGGCATGTTCCTCAACGGGAAGAGCTGGGCCAACTGGATCCGCTTCTTCGAACAACGTGGCTACCCTTGCAGTGCGCCTTCCTGGCCTTTCCATGAAGGCGAACCGAGCGAACTCCGCGACGGTCCTCCGGCCTCCCTGGGCGGGCTTTCGATGGAAGAGGTGATCCGCCATTACTCGGCGATCATCGCGCGGATGCCGGACAAGCCGATCCTGATCGGTCACTCGCTGGGCGGTCTGATCGCGCAAGAGCTGATGGGTCGACATCGGGCTGCGGCGGCGGTGGCGATCTGCTCGGTGGCCCCGAACGCGATGGCGAGTTGCGACTGGGGTTTCCTCCGGAATGTGGCGTCGATCGCCAATCCATTCGCGGGAGATTCCCTCAGCCGGATGACGGCGGAGAAATTCCATGCCGCCTTTGCGAACACGCTGGAGCGGGAAGAGAGCGATCGTTTGTTCGAACAGTTCGCGGTGCACGAAAGCCGCAATGTCCTGCGGGACGCCTTCGGGGACGACGGCCAGCTCGATGTGGAATTGCCGCACGCCCCGCTGCTGATCGTCGCCGCTCAGGAAGACGAGATCGTTCCGGACTCGCTGGGACGCCGCAACGCCGAGGCTTACGAAGACGGCCAGAGCGTGACCGCCTTCCTGGAGTTTCCGAAACGCGGCCATTTGATCTGCGGCCAACCCGGCTGGGAAGAGGTCGCCTCGGCCATCGCCGATTGGCTGCATGCCTACGTCCCGGAAAAAACGGCTGCCGCCTGA
- the glpK gene encoding glycerol kinase GlpK, producing MSHVMSLDAGTTSVRAIVFNEHGSPVAVAQKEIRQIYPRPGWVEHDPQEIWFSQMAVAVEALGRARLRPSDLKAIGITNQRETTVVWDRKTGEAIHNAIVWQDRRTAGRCDELRAAGHGRMIQQRTGLVLDAYFSATKIEWILDHVPGARARAERGELAFGTIDSWLVWKLTSGANLHITDPGNASRTLLYNLRTGAWDRKLLDLFRVPAAMLPEVRASSEVYGEVSTSLGLQGVPVAGIAGDQQAALFGQMGVKPGRTKCTYGTGCFMLQNVGTEPVASKNRLLSTVGWRVGKKTEYALEGSVFMGGAVVQWLRDGLQLVRSAAEVDLLAASVPDAGGVFLVPAFAGLGAPHWDPYARGTLVGMTRDTTAAHIARAALEGIAFQVADLLDAMHADTGRKIRELRVDGGAARSEPLMQFQADVLGVPVVRPACVETTALGAAYLAGLATGYWKNVSAIASQWQAEKVFEPRMPRARVAELRERWAEALGRSKGWVKSDKP from the coding sequence ATGTCCCACGTGATGTCACTCGATGCCGGCACGACCAGCGTGCGGGCGATTGTGTTCAACGAACACGGCAGTCCGGTCGCGGTGGCCCAGAAGGAAATCCGGCAGATCTATCCCCGGCCCGGCTGGGTGGAGCACGATCCGCAGGAGATCTGGTTCTCGCAGATGGCCGTCGCCGTGGAGGCGCTGGGGCGGGCGAGGCTGCGTCCCAGCGATTTGAAGGCGATCGGCATCACCAACCAGCGGGAGACCACCGTGGTGTGGGATCGGAAGACCGGCGAGGCGATCCACAACGCTATCGTCTGGCAAGACCGCCGCACCGCGGGTCGCTGTGACGAATTGCGGGCCGCGGGGCATGGACGGATGATCCAGCAACGTACCGGTCTGGTGCTGGATGCCTATTTCTCCGCGACGAAGATCGAATGGATTCTCGATCACGTTCCGGGCGCCCGGGCGCGTGCCGAGCGCGGCGAGCTGGCCTTTGGCACGATCGATTCGTGGCTGGTGTGGAAGCTCACCAGCGGCGCGAACCTGCACATCACCGATCCGGGCAATGCCTCGCGCACGCTGCTCTACAACCTCCGCACCGGGGCGTGGGACCGGAAGTTGCTCGACCTTTTCCGCGTGCCCGCGGCGATGCTGCCGGAGGTCCGTGCTTCCAGCGAGGTGTATGGAGAGGTGAGCACGTCGCTAGGCCTCCAGGGCGTGCCGGTGGCGGGAATCGCGGGCGATCAGCAGGCGGCACTCTTCGGGCAGATGGGCGTGAAACCCGGTCGCACGAAATGCACCTACGGCACCGGTTGTTTCATGCTCCAGAATGTCGGCACGGAACCGGTGGCCTCGAAGAACCGGCTGCTCTCGACGGTCGGCTGGCGTGTCGGGAAGAAGACCGAATACGCGCTGGAAGGCAGCGTGTTCATGGGCGGCGCGGTGGTGCAGTGGCTGAGGGATGGTCTTCAGCTCGTGCGGTCCGCCGCGGAGGTGGACTTGCTCGCGGCCTCGGTGCCGGATGCAGGCGGGGTGTTTCTGGTGCCAGCCTTCGCGGGCCTCGGCGCGCCGCATTGGGACCCCTATGCGCGCGGCACGCTGGTCGGGATGACCCGCGATACCACCGCGGCCCACATCGCCCGCGCCGCGCTGGAGGGGATTGCATTTCAAGTGGCGGACCTGCTCGATGCGATGCACGCCGACACCGGCCGGAAGATCCGTGAGCTGCGGGTGGATGGCGGCGCGGCGCGCAGCGAGCCGCTGATGCAATTCCAAGCGGACGTCCTGGGGGTGCCGGTGGTGCGTCCCGCGTGCGTGGAAACCACCGCGCTCGGAGCGGCGTATCTCGCCGGGCTCGCGACCGGCTATTGGAAGAACGTCTCCGCCATCGCCAGCCAATGGCAGGCGGAGAAGGTCTTCGAACCCCGGATGCCGCGAGCCCGGGTGGCGGAGCTTCGCGAACGCTGGGCCGAGGCGTTGGGGCGGTCCAAGGGCTGGGTGAAATCGGACAAACCATGA